Proteins found in one Loxodonta africana isolate mLoxAfr1 chromosome 21, mLoxAfr1.hap2, whole genome shotgun sequence genomic segment:
- the OSGIN1 gene encoding oxidative stress-induced growth inhibitor 1 isoform X1 translates to MNSSMKDHLDASSSEPLAAVIIGNGPSGICLSYLLSGYTPYVKPGAVHPHPLLQRKLTEAPGVSILDQDLDYLSEGLEGRCQSPVALLFDSLLRPDTDFGGNLESVLTWKRQKERAIPHVVLGRNLPGGAWHSIEGSTVTLSQGQWMGLPDLQVKDWMRKKRRGLRNSRATAGDIAHYYRDYVTKKGLGHNFVSGAVVTAVEWSIPESGSSRSQDPSPLFQVSGFLTTQDQSPQPFSLRTRNVVLATGTSDSPARLNIPGEALPFVHHELSALEAATRTGAVTPASEPVLILGAGLSAADAVLYARHYNVPVIHAFRRAVDDPGLVFNQLPKMLYPEYHKVHQMMREQSILSPSPYEGYLSLPEHRPLLFKEDHQVVFHDPQGGQKVFGVSLVLVLIGSYPDLSFLPGGGADLAVDPSQPLSTKRNPVDVDPFTYQSTHQEGLYAVGPLAGDNFVRFVQGGALAVASSLLRKETRKPP, encoded by the exons ATGAACTCCTCAATGAAGGACCACCTCGATGCCAGCAGCTCTGAGCCCCTTGCAGCTGTGATCATTG GCAATGGCCCCTCGGGCATCTGCTTGTCCTACCTGCTCTCAGGCTACACCCCCTACGTGAAGCCAGGCGCTGTCCACCCTCACCCCCTGCTGCAGAGGAAGCTCACCGAGGCGCCAGGGGTCTCCATCCTGGACCAG GACCTGGATTACCTGTCTGAAGGCCTCGAAGGCCGGTGCCAAAGCCCTGTGGCCCTGCTCTTTGATTCCCTCCTGCGGCCAGATACAGACTTCGGGGGAAACTTGGAGTCGGTGCTCACCTGGAAGCGCCAGAAGGAGCGAGCCATCCCCCATGTGGTACTGGGCCGGAACCTGCCCGGGGGCGCCTGGCAT TCCATTGAAGGCTCCACAGTGACCCTGAGTCAAGGCCAGTGGATGGGGCTCCCAGATCTGCAGGTCAAGGACTGGATGCGCAAAAAGCGGAG AGGTCTCCGAAACAGCCGAGCCACAGCCGGGGACATCGCCCACTACTACAGGGACTACGTGACCAAGAAGGGTCTGGGCCACAACTTCGTGTCCGGTGCCGTGGTCACAGCTGTGGAATGGAGTATACCTGAGTCTGGCAGTTCCAGGTCCCAGGACCCTAGCCCCCTCTTCCAGGTGAGCGGCTTCCTGACCACCCAGGACCAGAGCCCACAGCCCTTCTCTCTGCGCACCCGCAACGTAGTCCTGGCCACAGGCACGTCTGACAGCCCAGCCCGCCTAAACATCCCGGGGGAGGCCCTGCCCTTCGTCCACCATGAACTGTCAGCCCTAGAGGCGGCCACGCGGACAGGTGCGGTGACCCCGGCCTCAGAGCCCGTCCTCATCTTGGGCGCGGGGCTATCAGCGGCTGACGCGGTCCTGTATGCCCGTCACTACAACGTGCCAGTGATTCATGCCTTCCGGCGGGCTGTGGACGACCCCGGCTTGGTGTTCAACCAGCTGCCCAAAATGCTGTACCCCGAGTACCACAAGGTGCACCAGATGATGCGTGAGCAGTCCATCCTGTCGCCCAGCCCCTATGAGGGCTACCTCAGCCTCCCCGAGCACCGGCCGCTACTCTTCAAGGAAGACCACCAGGTTGTGTTCCATGACCCACAGGGTGGACAGAAGGTCTTTGGTGTCTCCCTGGTGCTGGTCCTCATTGGCTCCTACCCTGacctctccttcctccctggGGGAGGCGCCGACCTTGCTGTGGACCCCAGCCAGCCACTGAGCACCAAGAGGAACCCTGTTGACGTGGACCCTTTCACCTACCAGAGCACCCACCAGGAGGGCCTGTATGCTGTGGGGCCACTGGCTGGGGACAACTTTGTGCGGTTTGTGCAGGGCGGTGCCCTGGCTGTGGCCAGCTCCCTGCTGAGGAAGGAGACCAGGAAGCCACCCTAG
- the OSGIN1 gene encoding oxidative stress-induced growth inhibitor 1 isoform X2 — protein sequence MNSSMKDHLDASSSEPLAAVIIGYTPYVKPGAVHPHPLLQRKLTEAPGVSILDQDLDYLSEGLEGRCQSPVALLFDSLLRPDTDFGGNLESVLTWKRQKERAIPHVVLGRNLPGGAWHSIEGSTVTLSQGQWMGLPDLQVKDWMRKKRRGLRNSRATAGDIAHYYRDYVTKKGLGHNFVSGAVVTAVEWSIPESGSSRSQDPSPLFQVSGFLTTQDQSPQPFSLRTRNVVLATGTSDSPARLNIPGEALPFVHHELSALEAATRTGAVTPASEPVLILGAGLSAADAVLYARHYNVPVIHAFRRAVDDPGLVFNQLPKMLYPEYHKVHQMMREQSILSPSPYEGYLSLPEHRPLLFKEDHQVVFHDPQGGQKVFGVSLVLVLIGSYPDLSFLPGGGADLAVDPSQPLSTKRNPVDVDPFTYQSTHQEGLYAVGPLAGDNFVRFVQGGALAVASSLLRKETRKPP from the exons ATGAACTCCTCAATGAAGGACCACCTCGATGCCAGCAGCTCTGAGCCCCTTGCAGCTGTGATCATTG GCTACACCCCCTACGTGAAGCCAGGCGCTGTCCACCCTCACCCCCTGCTGCAGAGGAAGCTCACCGAGGCGCCAGGGGTCTCCATCCTGGACCAG GACCTGGATTACCTGTCTGAAGGCCTCGAAGGCCGGTGCCAAAGCCCTGTGGCCCTGCTCTTTGATTCCCTCCTGCGGCCAGATACAGACTTCGGGGGAAACTTGGAGTCGGTGCTCACCTGGAAGCGCCAGAAGGAGCGAGCCATCCCCCATGTGGTACTGGGCCGGAACCTGCCCGGGGGCGCCTGGCAT TCCATTGAAGGCTCCACAGTGACCCTGAGTCAAGGCCAGTGGATGGGGCTCCCAGATCTGCAGGTCAAGGACTGGATGCGCAAAAAGCGGAG AGGTCTCCGAAACAGCCGAGCCACAGCCGGGGACATCGCCCACTACTACAGGGACTACGTGACCAAGAAGGGTCTGGGCCACAACTTCGTGTCCGGTGCCGTGGTCACAGCTGTGGAATGGAGTATACCTGAGTCTGGCAGTTCCAGGTCCCAGGACCCTAGCCCCCTCTTCCAGGTGAGCGGCTTCCTGACCACCCAGGACCAGAGCCCACAGCCCTTCTCTCTGCGCACCCGCAACGTAGTCCTGGCCACAGGCACGTCTGACAGCCCAGCCCGCCTAAACATCCCGGGGGAGGCCCTGCCCTTCGTCCACCATGAACTGTCAGCCCTAGAGGCGGCCACGCGGACAGGTGCGGTGACCCCGGCCTCAGAGCCCGTCCTCATCTTGGGCGCGGGGCTATCAGCGGCTGACGCGGTCCTGTATGCCCGTCACTACAACGTGCCAGTGATTCATGCCTTCCGGCGGGCTGTGGACGACCCCGGCTTGGTGTTCAACCAGCTGCCCAAAATGCTGTACCCCGAGTACCACAAGGTGCACCAGATGATGCGTGAGCAGTCCATCCTGTCGCCCAGCCCCTATGAGGGCTACCTCAGCCTCCCCGAGCACCGGCCGCTACTCTTCAAGGAAGACCACCAGGTTGTGTTCCATGACCCACAGGGTGGACAGAAGGTCTTTGGTGTCTCCCTGGTGCTGGTCCTCATTGGCTCCTACCCTGacctctccttcctccctggGGGAGGCGCCGACCTTGCTGTGGACCCCAGCCAGCCACTGAGCACCAAGAGGAACCCTGTTGACGTGGACCCTTTCACCTACCAGAGCACCCACCAGGAGGGCCTGTATGCTGTGGGGCCACTGGCTGGGGACAACTTTGTGCGGTTTGTGCAGGGCGGTGCCCTGGCTGTGGCCAGCTCCCTGCTGAGGAAGGAGACCAGGAAGCCACCCTAG